GTCTTGTGTGATGTAGGCTGCTGGTGCGGTCAACCCCGATGAGAGGTGAAGGACTTCTGGCGTTGCTTTGGTACTGACTTTTCTGCTATCTTGAGATGGAGGTAATATGTGAACTGTCCTGCGCTGACGTCACGGCGTGCGTAATGCGCCACCCGGAAAGGAGCTGGTGTTGACATGTATGATAGCTTGAAAAGTTTGCTGTATTGTGTGTTGACTAAGTCGGAATTATTTCCGCTGGCGCGTGGAAACGCTGTGATCAGCTTTTTGATGAGAAGCGGAGGATTCTTCGGGTGCAATGTTTAATTGTTGAGGAGAGTGGACCGTGGAAGGCGGATGGCGTTAAAGCTGGACTCACCTGCTCCCTGGCGGACTTTAGGATTGTACAAAGCAGGGCCTCAAGCGTGGCGACGGAGGAGAGCTCCCTCACCGCTGTGATCCAAAAAGAACCTGGTAGCTGGCAACACTCTCTTTCTGGTGAGTAGGCTATTCAAGTGTAACGATTCTCGCTACCAAACGGGGTGTGTGTGACAGACGTGTCAGCAGGTCGGGCCTGGGGCCGCTGTGTGAATCAGAGATGTGACCTGACCTGGGCGTTAAATATGGAGCAGGTGACCCTGGAGACGGAGTGTCAGTGTCCACGGGGACCCGAAGCTGCTGGTCCAGGGGCTCCGCTCCCTCTACTGGGACGGGGACCAGAACCACTGGACTTTGTGGGCAGCTGTTCAGGAGATGTTGTTCTTCTCCAACACAAGGCAAGGCAACTTTATTCAAATAGcacatttcagaatcagaatgaggtttttgccaggtacattttcacaatcAATTTATTATCAATTTATATTGGTGCTTAACAGGACATAGaagagaaatataaatatagaaaaagttATGAGATAATACAAAAATCCAATAATActaatgcaaaaaaagaaagaaaaaaatataaaggttAATTAACAAGCAATGCACAAAAATTCAGCAGGGTAACTCAATGTGCTTTACAAGGTATCAAGATGTAAACAAACTTTAAGAATTCTTAttgaagtgtaaaaaaaaaaattattacaagACCAAACACAAAGCAAAGTGCCAATAAATGTTACTCACTCTGGTGTCAGAGCCGGCCAGTTTCCACAGAAAACTTGATGTTGCCAAAGAGCTGTAAAGGTGAACTTTAAGATGTTGTCACATCACATTGTGAGTAAAAACACCCTCTAATTCGAACCCCCTAATTCAATAATTACATAACATCCACAGATGTGGTGGTTCCTTCACTTTTtatcttttctgtctttactgaacaatttttaaaatacCAACAAATACTCATTCTGTAATCAGTGTTTTCCAGGCATCAATTAGGAAATGAGTAACAGTGGTTCCTTTGGTAATGACATCAGTTTGCTGCTGTGGACGCTCACTGATGTTTAAAAGAAGCAGAGTTACAGCTCAGTTCGGAGGAGGCCAGAGATTGATTCACGTCATTAACTGTGTGTTGTAGTTTTAACATTACATTGAGTTTAAATAGACAATAACTAAAAGATAAGTAGaagtaaactgaatattgttCATATGTTCTTGATGTGTTATCTTCAAACTCTAACTAACAATCATTAATGTAAAGTTTAGATTAGTTTACCtccataaatgtgtgactaaaTGTAACATAATTATTGCAGTTAGTTCTTTTTGTGAACAGTGTTGTTATTGCTCGATAAACCAAAGGGGCATCATGATAAACTCCACACAGGTTTCATATTTTGCACTTGATGCCTACTTTGACACCGGGCTTTTTAAATacttatatttcattttcattatgacTTTATATATGTTAATTATTGGTGCTAATCTTCTGCTCATTGTGGTTATCTGTATGAACAGAAGCTTACATGAACCTATGTACCTTTTTCTGTGCAGCCTGTTTGTAAATGAGCTGTATGGTAGTACAGGGTTGTTTCCATTCCTTCTGCTTCAGATTCTCtctgacattcacactgtttctgctcccttttgtttcctgcagattttctgtgtgtatacATATGGAGGCGTAGAATTTACCAACTTAGCTGTCATTTCTTATGACAGATACCTTGCTATCTGCTGTCCTCTACAGTATCATGCACATATGACATTTCACAAGGTTGCCATGCTTATTGTTGTTATATGGTTACcccctttttttgttgtttttgtcacaaCATGCCTGA
The sequence above is a segment of the Micropterus dolomieu isolate WLL.071019.BEF.003 ecotype Adirondacks unplaced genomic scaffold, ASM2129224v1 contig_12847, whole genome shotgun sequence genome. Coding sequences within it:
- the LOC123966175 gene encoding olfactory receptor 10A6-like; protein product: MINSTQVSYFALDAYFDTGLFKYLYFIFIMTLYMLIIGANLLLIVVICMNRSLHEPMYLFLCSLFVNELYGSTGLFPFLLLQILSDIHTVSAPFCFLQIFCVYTYGGVEFTNLAVISYDRYLAICCPLQYHAHMTFHKVAMLIVVIWLPPFFVVFVTTCLSASLQLCGNIINQVYCDNYSIIKLACYDTSVNNVYELIAFSLTVFAPLSVIFYTYMRILKVCFSGSKQTRQKAVSTCTPHLASLLNFAFGVSFEILQSRFNMNSVPNMMRIFLSLYFPICQPLFNALMYGHNMSKIRIICKSLLLTSVRFVHVE